In Helicoverpa armigera isolate CAAS_96S chromosome 17, ASM3070526v1, whole genome shotgun sequence, the sequence gatagttcccgcctcctagggtaattggaaccgcgaaaatatttttttgaatattttttcatattaaaacgtgaaatttcacagtttcttactttcaaccatgctctgctgatactttagtgagagttctggttctgaatctgctgttatattatggtgctggtattcttctatcagaaacgcgatagttcccgcctcctagggtaattggaaccgcgaaaatatttttttgaatattttttcatattaaaatgtgaaattttacaatttcttactttcaaccatgctctgctgatactttagtgagagttctggttctgaatctgctgttatattatggtgctggtattcttctatcagaaacgggatagttcccgcctcctagagtaattggaaccgcgaaaatatttttttgaatatatttcatattaaaatgtgaaaggagaacattcatttcgtacctaaaactgaaagtgccagccagaagaaaaaaatagcagattcttgtagagaataatgccctgaagattttttactattacaagaattgtctacaattaacccccaggctgctatttgactttgaaaataccaaaaaatcccacaatgtttggagcattacattacaGCCCCAAACTGGAGGAGCCAGCCGTTGCCTTCAAACGACTCCTATtcgacctgggaagtcatcaaatgacccccttCTCGCTGTGGgaaagtcagactcttactgactaaaacccatcatggggaaatCAGggccgcgaaaatatttttttgaatattttttcatattaaaatgtgaaattttacaatttcttactttcaaccatgctctgctgatactttagtgagagttctggttttgagtctgcttctatataatggtgcatgtattcttctatcagaaacacgatagttcccgcctcctagggtaattggaaccgcgaaaatatttttttgaatattttttcatattaaaacgtgaaatttcacactttcttactttcaaccatgctctgctgatactttagtgagagttctgggtttgaatctgcttctatataatggtgcatgtattcttctatcagaaacacgatagttcccgcctcctagggtaattggaaccgcgaaaatatttttttgaatattttttcatattaaaatgtgaaatttcacagtttcttactttcaaccatgctctgctgatactttagtgagagttctggttttgaatctgctgttatattatggtgctggtattcttctatcagaaacgcgatagttcccgcctcctagggtaattggaaccgcgaaaatatttttttgaatattttttcatattaaaatgtgaaatttcacaatttcttactttcaaccatgctctgctgatactttagtgagagttctggttttgaatctgcttctatataatggtgcatgtattcttctatcagaaacgggatagttcccgcctcctagggtaattggaaccgcgaaaatatttttttgaatattttttcatattaaaatgtgaaatttcacaatttcttactttcaaccatgctctgctgatactttagtgagagttctggttttgaatctgcttctatataatggtgcatgtattcttctatcagaaacgggatagttcccgcctcctagggtaattggaaccgcgaaaatatttttttgaatattttttcatattaaaacgtgaaatttcacagtttcttactttcaaccatgctctgctgatactttagtgagagttctgggtttgtatcttctgttatattatggtactggtattcttctatcagaaacgcgatagttcccgcctcctagagtaattggaaccgcgaaaatatttttttgaatattttttcatactaaaatgtgaaatttcacagtttcttactttcaaccatgctctgctgatactttaataatagttctagatttgaattgaagtctagattacagtttcatgaagcatctatcgaaaacaaatgagttttcgcccttttatctggattgaactttgaaaataacactttaatctttattcatgctctgttaacactcaaacgtgaattgggaaaaaaaatatttttcagctgaaatacgccagaactattcctgaaaagtatgaggaactatggaactcatctttatgtgacaatatctcagtttttttttgattttctgaaaaatgctcTGCTACCAGAAGTTAGCAGATCATTTTGTGAACTatcgtttttcagctgaaaatggcagaactattcctgaaaactatcaggaactatagaactcatctgcatgcgataagaactcaaaaaaaaagttgatctgcTAGACAATGATCTGCCAGGTTCACGGACACGAAGCGGACCCCGTCTAACGCTAAGACGAAGAAGCCACTACGGGCCATAAACTCCAATTCATttgcatataataaaatgtcatCACTGTTTATAGCACATGGCTGTAGTACATGTACTATATGTCATATCTCCGATAGATTCTATATATTCAGAGATTTTTACCACTTTTTGACGTAGCACTATCTTCAACATTCAcataatgaatgaaaaatacattaagATGGATCAATGAAAAAGATAGGATACTAACAATCTACCAAATGACATGATCAAAGTACAATTTTAGCACCTAACTATAAGATAAATCCTATTTATCACGttgtacttaaaataaacaatctttttgaaattattttaacaaatccGTTAATTTCAGTGATAAGATGGCATAATcgtgaaattgataaaaatcgGCCAGTATAAATAGCTATGGGGTCTGAGGAAGAAGGATTGGCTTCAGATAGTCGTCACGATGCAGAAGTCTCTCTTGTGCTTGCTCATTGTTACCGGTAAGTTTTAAGATATCATGTACGATAACATTGAAGATCGATTTTGGTGCAAATAATAAAAGTGCTGGAAATTCAGTCTCAATTATACATGTCTCATTCTCGGTGATTCTTATCGATGGTGTCAGTTAACCTTATaatatgaatgaatgatttgaatttaaatggTGTTAAAAGTCTATAAATCTATGATCAAAATAACAGTAACAGTAGTGTTTATACGGAAGAACTTTACATCGACGACGTCGTAACGGATCTTTCTTACATACGACATAGAGGCCCaactttaaataaagttttttttttctgatattatACCATGTTCTAGTTTTTGGATCATTGGATACGAATATGTGATTATTATTTCAGTATACGCCGCGTCTGCGGTGCCAGTACCATCAGAGTACTCTGAGGATCGCGTGTACCCGCGATACATCGAATTCCCCGATGGCGAGGGTAACATGCACACTGTAGACCTCGAGGGTGAGCCTGACATGGAACTCCTCGACGAGATCGAAAGAAACCCAGCTAACAACCTATACTTGCTGTTCACTAGGTAATACTACGCCCTATTCATTTGTAGctacttatttaattgtttaggAATTAAAGGATTTTAATTAACCCATGCAATTTACAGACGCAACCCCAGAAACGCACAAACTTTGGTGATTAACAACGCCAACTCCATCACGAGCTCCAACTTCAACGCTAATCACCCCACCGTGGTCATCGCTCACGGCTGGCTCAGCAACCAGAACACCGACATCAACCCCACCATTAGAGATGGTAAAATAACGTAAATCTctaaaatgcaatatttaaattctatatccaggaatattttttaaaaaccttCCTTTTTTTCTAGCTTACTTGAATAAGGCAGAAACCAACGTCATAGTCCTGGACTGGAGAAGACTGGCGTTGTCGGACTACTACACAGCGGCAAGAGGTGTACCCGCAGTCGGCCGTGGTCTTGGACAGTTCCTGGCTTTCCTAAACAGTGTGACTAGACAACCTTTCACCAGCATGCACTTGGTCGGCTTCAGTTTGGGCGCTCACCTTGTTGGTAACGCTGGCAGGGAACTCGGAGGAAGAGCTGCTCGTATCACTGGTAATTAACACATTTAATATAAGTCATCATGCCTTATTTCAAATAACTGACTTCGACAGTCTAACAATGTTTGCCTTTACAGCTTTGGACCCTGCTGGACCTCTATGGAACTACAACTCCAACCGCGTTAACCCCAATGATGGTGTCTACGTTGAGGCTATCCACACCGATGGTGGCTACACTGTCGGCGGTCTCGGTATCGGCACCAACGTGGCGAATGCTGACTTCTACCCCAACGGTGGTATCTCCCAGCCTGGCTGTCTCACTAATATTTGCAACCACAACCGTGCTTGGGAATTGTTTGCCGCCACCGTTTCCTACAATCACTTGGTTGGCCGCCTGTGCGCGAACAACACTCAACTGACATTCAACAATTGCCGTGGTGCTGAACTCCGTATGGGCAACGATGACTTGAGGAAATGGGGGTGAGTTcacttattattttgaataatccTAGATATACCTGCcctaataaaaaagttttagttttaccATTATTTAAGAGACTGAGAAACCAGGTTACCGAAAACAGTCGCTAGATTGCTGTCTTTCCCAGAAAACAGTCCCATTTCAATTTTACTGAAAACAAATTTTTTGTTtgcgtttatttatatttctatttttttttttcagagctgGCATGTACCGCTTGGACACAGCAAGAAGATATCCTTTCTAAAACGACCGCgatgcaaaataaacgatttttggcactatttttgtgatttttacttttttcatatCAGTTACCTCTGGTCTATTTTATGGACCTACAACAACAACAGTTCACCTTTACTTTATAATACACCCCTTATTCAATAGTCTTTATTGAAGcccaaaaaacatattttcaaataatattacattacatatttgCCATGAAAAACGAgaatagtttaaataattattggtACCTAAAATTCTTGTTTGTGATTTAAAgcatcaacataattatgttaaattCTTTAAATTGGACTTTAGATCCGCTTACGCGGGAGAAGGAACAATCATAGAACTAAATCTAAGATAAAGACGAAACGAAATGCCAATTCTTTGATTTGGAGTTCAGCAGACACCTAATTTGTACTACTGGGCAATGCGTTGTCGATCCAACACTTGCTATATCTCTTTGccttatttaaaatacatagttatatgTACACTCAAATCCTTGTGTCAATGTCGCCTCTAATTTGCCTATCAGTCTACAATATAGTTGTATTTGTGATTGTCACTTACCTCGTCTTTATCTTCCCACATTTCTAAAAATCTTCTAATGTAGGTCTATTTACCACGTGGTATAAGCATCTGCTATTGGTaactaagttatttaaaaaaatacggtGGACTTAAAATACTAGGCATTCTCTACTAGTCTTGTCTTGGGTGGAGGAGAAAAGGAAATGATaggtacaataataacaaagtgTTTAGTAATTACTTCTTAAGAAAGTGAGTTTTTGGTATGGCAAAAGtagattttaataacattagtaACCCGTATGATGAAATCACATCCTATACCGATATCATTATACCTAGTTATGATTAAAATTCACGATTAAGATAATCAGGCACCCTCAGACGAATTAAGTCCTGTCATTATCACCAACAAAGTTGATAATTTTAAAAGGgggattaataaaatatataggtatacctaaaaGTTAAGCTCACTCTACCTATAGGTAGATAAGGCATTATTCATTCTTGGatgaaatttaatttcaattgtaAAAGTGACAGTACTGCTTTATTTCGATTGAAAAGGACACTTTCGAGCTTAGCTTAGGTATAGGAAAGTTTATAATGTGTTATACAAATGTAACTAGTTTTCTCAAACTTGAAATATAGGTGAATACTCGTGCGTtggtgagaaaaaaaaaatgtaaataatttcaaaccCAGAGCACTACACTCTTTTGAAAATGATGGAACTTATTCGCTGAAATTGGCATTTCAAGTTTATTACGTTTCACTTATTTGTGCCAATTATGAAGATTGCGCAAATCGCACCTGCTGTAGGCATTCATAGTAtgttacgtatctaatatcaatgtttaatacctatactaatatatcatcctccgagcctttttcccaaactatgttggggtcggcttccagtttaaccggatgtagctgagtaccagtgctttacaaggagcgactgccctgcctgacctcctcaacccagttacccgggcaacccaataccccttggttagactggtgtcagacttactggcttctgactacccgtaacgactgtcaaggatgttcaatgacagccgggacctacagtttaacgtgccatccgaaacacagtcattgtgtctaagatatacttagaaagtacatacaaacttagaatagttgcattggtacttgcctgacctggaatcgaacccgcgccctcatactcgagaggttggttctttgcccactaggccacctatactaatatatactaataatataaagctgaagagtttgtttgttaaatcATTAGCGTAAGACTAATAGGAGCAGAGCAATAATGAATAATGTTCCAAAATCGGGGgatttttttacacgctttttataagcttcacctgtatgtttgtaaccgacttcttttggcccactttaaacggccagatttcgttcaaactttgtagatttattgaggaccgatgacaatacactaatttgataaaattattccatttttaaccgacttcccaaaaaggaggaggttacacatacacatcgattacgccgaggtttatagaccgatttacgtgattctttttttgttcgactcagaatagctgccagttggttcCATAGTCATCAGCTCAGAATCTGATGacggaaaccctgagaaatcgagggcaaccttcaaaagttgtaggcatacagagggtaaaaacttgacactcaggtgtacgcctaaaagcactattcaactgtgaagatttggagctgacctgatgatggagaccagagagggtcgagggaactcgacaactgaatatgtaaactacctcgtgtttgggcttaaattatctGTATTGACAAgtcctttgcaacagtgaaggtttggagctgacctgatgatggagaccagagaaagtcgagggaactcgacaactgaatatgtaaactacctcgtgtttggccttaaattattcgtattgacaagacctatgcaacagtgaaggtttggagctgacctgatgatggagaccagagaaagtcgagggaactcgacaactgaatatgtaaaatacctcgtttggacttatattctttgtattgatgagaacttcccacttgtatggatagtgacaactattcgtatcactgaaaagctttaaataaataacctttttacaaaaaaattaaaccgacttcccaaaacactaaaaagcaaaaaaaaaaaaactaattttaggtgcatcggcctagaagtggctggcaaaattaacttagtaacatccattagacaccgacttctaggcttttcaatttgcaaaatatgatttttgttaatttatataatttcatctatagtcgataaggtaagaaaattaattaaaattttctagaatttttcagTTCagaaggcaggactcgatgttaatttttatttccaataattatctttagccgttttctctaatattgacaattttttgtattctaaagagaattttaattctacaaaacaaataatagttttaaaacaaactaaaaagtagaaaataaataatagtttaaaaaaaataaaaaacacgctttttatagaaaaacgaactaaaaaaaaatatttgaaaaaagcgtggggtgctttttaagatattatcgaaatgaaaaccACTGTAcacatatctgtcaataaaatatttataactattgacaccatgcaccccacgctttttttaaatatatttttttttgtattcacactattattaatttatattcattgattaacactgttttcttaatttaaattcattaaaatttatttgttctaTTGAGAGCTTCTGCTGCGTGCGCTGCGTAAACGGTTAAAGGTTAAAGGTTACGCAAAAATGATGTAGGTATGCCAGAATTGTTTCTCTTTAAAAGTTCTATAAATATTTCCGTGACAGCTCATAAGTTATCTTTTTTAGGGTTAGGTCACTATAACCTTTTATATGCTTGTCTTTGTTCTcaaaaaatgcattatttacgaggtgttttttaataaacatgatATTACTCTATatccaaataaatacatacgtcactagtatttaatttacaacaaaattgtatttaacaTCGTTCGATTTTAGTGTATATTCTCTCACTGTtcggaagctacactatccccgttTAACATCGTCAATATTTTACCCGGGTTTGGGAAGTCGTTCCCTCAGGACGCGAGCAAAACCAGGTAAAACGGGTAAAAGCGAAACACTACTTACTGATTAATTACGAAATCTCAGAAATTGTTAACTCCTACAAACTTGAAGAGAGGTAGGTTCTTAATAGAGAGAAGACATGCATTAAGGAGGGATTTTACTAAAATCTATTCCTTATATGGTTAAACCGGGGTTGATAGTTCGCATGGAAGTCCTGTTTTAGAAGTGAGTCCTGTTTTAGGGTCCCAAAATTTGTAGTTAGCCCgcttacgataaaaaaaaaaattgtacgcgGATGAACTCGCGGTCGTCTGCTAGTATCtaagataaaatatatacttgtaTACAAGTGCGTGTGTTAGGTTAGACAATGACAATGGCACATCTATGCTGCCCAATATACCCCAACACCTGCGTAATTAAAACTACGTAACTAAAttcctttaataaaaaaatatatttttaagcagaAGAAGCCACGTGCCATTTCCCAGGGTAGGTACGATAACACTCAATCAATCGATTGATAGTTTGGTCAAGCACGTAAAATAACACAAACGTCAAGATAAATAATTTGCGTGAGTAAAGTTAATCGTggacattattaattatttatctgatGAATTTGATcaatatcaaacatacctattACTGGTGATAAACTGTTAATAAATAGGTCTGTTGCGCGAATAAGCTTCAGACAACATCGGAGCCATAATGAAGACAGCCATTTTGATTTTGGCTACGGGTACGTTGAATGAATTTATCTTATCAAGCACAATGGGAGTGACGTGATACTGATTAACACatagaaaaacaattatttgtgAATGTCAGATGATTTATAGTAGTAATGTTCATTATGGAGTCTAAAAATAGTGCACTAAATAAGTTAACGGCTCGAAAATAACAATGAGTTGTTATAGCTACTTGTTAAgataaatatactttaaaatcGTAACTTAAGAGAATTATTTCATAACGTAATTTCTTACATTTCTAGCAATAACTGCTTATGCAGTGCCTTTGGTTCCGGAGTTCTCAGAAAACCGCGTGTACCCTCGTTACATCCAATTCCCTGATGGCGAAGGTGTATTGCACACCGTGGATCTTGAAGCCGAGCCTCAACTTGAAGTAGGTGAAGATATCAGTAGAAGTGGATCCAGGAATCGATACTTGCTGTTTACCAGGTAAGTGATGACTAACCCATACGTAACAAACATACCCCCAGATTTCTCAGAGAAACGTAATTAGCTAAGTAACTAAAGCAAAATTCACCCAAAACTGGTCTCAAATGATTTTGATGATAATTATGGTAATAACGAAGATTTACCCTTATATTTCAGGAATAATCCAGATTCAGCACAGTCCCTGTTGATTGATGATGAGGATTCCATCAAGGCATCCAATTTCAATCCTGAGGTTCCTACCATCGTTGTTGTGCACGGATGGCTTAGCAACCAAAACATTGAACCAAATCCCACTCTCAGAGACAGTAAGATCTACttactattaataaaattgttatccATGAAGTTTGGTTTGATTCTAatattacatgtttttttacaGCCTTCCTTGCAAAAAGTGATGTGAACATCATCGTAGTTGACTGGAGTCGTGTAGCTATATCTGAATACGCGACTGCTGTGATTAGAGTACCAGGCGTCGGGAGAGCGGTTGGCCAGTTCTTGGCTTTCTTGAACTCTGTAACCGGTGCACCTTTCGACCAAATGCATCTTATTGGCTTGAGTTTGGGAGCTCACGTTGTTGGAAATGCAGGCAGAGAGCTCGGTGGAAGAGTTGCACGCGTCACCGGTAATAAGTTGTTTCTTATGTATGACTTCATTTACGTAGTCGCTTCTTCAAGCACGTAACCATAAATTGTTTAAACGTTTCAGGTCTAGACCCTGCTGGTCCTTTGTGGAACCTTAACTCAAACCGCATCAACCGCGATGATGCTATCTACGTAGAAGCTCTCCATACTGATGGTGGTTACCTGGTCGGAGGTCTTGGTATTGGAACTGACGTGGCTGACGCTGACTTCTACGTCAATGGTGGTGTCTCTCAGCCCGGCTGTTTAACTAACGTCTGCAATCACATGAACTCCTTCAGATACTTTGCTGCTACCGTCACCTACAACCATATTGTTGGAAGAGAATGCACGAGCTCAATGCAAATTACTTTGGACAGATGCCGTGGTCAGGAACTGCATATGGGCAATGATGATTTGAATAAATCCGGGTAAGTTGTATTTAAAAAGGCCATCGAAGAAGTCTAGCAGTGTAAAATATCTGAAATCAAGGAAGTTTAATGGTTAATTTCCGAATTTATTgtgatacttttttttcttatttctagGTCTGGAAGGTACCGCGCCAACACTCGCAGAAGATACCCGTATTAATTCTGGATAAAGTTGAAGCAATTTCCCAACAAATCTGACTAATTTAGCAACAAAAATGTACTATTTACTCGTGTattctcacaaataaataacttatttcccCACCTTTGCACTTTTAATGATTGTTTTATTGGTGTTCACCTGATAGCCATAAATTCTATTATTCGTCTCCCaaactatattttaatgtttttcattaACCAATAGCAgctctttattagcattccacaTATTATACAGGTGGTATAATTTATAATCTAGAAACAACATAGTACAGGGCACAGCTTAATGATGTTGGAGAGCTATACAGTAGCATATTacaaaattgtattatatttaacaACAATGGCTTTATCATTAgga encodes:
- the LOC110373806 gene encoding pancreatic triacylglycerol lipase, with the protein product MQKSLLCLLIVTVYAASAVPVPSEYSEDRVYPRYIEFPDGEGNMHTVDLEGEPDMELLDEIERNPANNLYLLFTRRNPRNAQTLVINNANSITSSNFNANHPTVVIAHGWLSNQNTDINPTIRDAYLNKAETNVIVLDWRRLALSDYYTAARGVPAVGRGLGQFLAFLNSVTRQPFTSMHLVGFSLGAHLVGNAGRELGGRAARITALDPAGPLWNYNSNRVNPNDGVYVEAIHTDGGYTVGGLGIGTNVANADFYPNGGISQPGCLTNICNHNRAWELFAATVSYNHLVGRLCANNTQLTFNNCRGAELRMGNDDLRKWGAGMYRLDTARRYPF
- the LOC126055698 gene encoding pancreatic lipase-related protein 2: MKTAILILATAITAYAVPLVPEFSENRVYPRYIQFPDGEGVLHTVDLEAEPQLEVGEDISRSGSRNRYLLFTRNNPDSAQSLLIDDEDSIKASNFNPEVPTIVVVHGWLSNQNIEPNPTLRDTFLAKSDVNIIVVDWSRVAISEYATAVIRVPGVGRAVGQFLAFLNSVTGAPFDQMHLIGLSLGAHVVGNAGRELGGRVARVTGLDPAGPLWNLNSNRINRDDAIYVEALHTDGGYLVGGLGIGTDVADADFYVNGGVSQPGCLTNVCNHMNSFRYFAATVTYNHIVGRECTSSMQITLDRCRGQELHMGNDDLNKSGSGRYRANTRRRYPY